A region of the Arctopsyche grandis isolate Sample6627 chromosome 10, ASM5162203v2, whole genome shotgun sequence genome:
TCCGAGACTCGTAGTTCTTTTGCACCCAAATCTTCAATCCTTGAAACGCTTGCTCTTCTCTTGCTACATTTAAATCGTGCGACTGTAAAAGTTCACCGAGTCGTTCACAGCTCATATTGAGGAATTCATCTTCTTGGATTATCTGCAATACCAATCGGTTTTTTAGTTTTCCACCTTTCTTAACTAATATGTGAATTTTTACCTCGAATGAAAAGAcaaaagaaatgaaaatcatattttttgaaaagaaCTTTCGTAACAAACcaaaatttctatttttttgtcGAGCTAAATTGCATGTTTTCTTGATGCAGTTGTTAtaagtataaacatatgtatatattgctgtcggttccctcatcactgaggatcgtgactatgatgtgcggtcaaccagatgcctccattcagttctaaattcggccaggcgaagacttgctaccgtggaagcgcccgtcgctgcagagacttggtcagtccagggtaatgcgggggatctgcctctggctcttctgccttcgacgctaccaaccagctccaggctctcctcacctcttcgtgcaatgtggccgaagaactgcaatatacgtttcaggcatattgttgacagtctatccttgattttcaattcttcaagaatagacacattcgtgcgtttgtcggtccaaggcacgcgcagtagccgtctccaggaccacatcttgaaggcatcgattctccgtctatccgccgccttcatggtccacgtctcgacaccataaaggcagacagaaaaaaacgagactcttcacgagacggattttgacagcagttgtaatggctctattcttccaaatcttcgttagttgtgacattgccgattttgctaatgtaatccggcgccgtatttccaattcgctgccgccgttgttagatatgagtgaccccagatagacaaaattatcaaccacatctataccgtttaaagctgagttgttgttttgcagctgttggtgacggtcaattatcataatttttgttttggggcggtttatctggaggccaagcacattactctctgtctcaacacggcggatcagttcggccatttcttcatgattattagctatgagcgttgtgtcatccgcataccgaagattggatagtttttttccaccaatggacactccacccttccaaccatccagtgctctacgcattatatactctccatatatattaaataggtctggagataatatacacccttgccttactccacgttgtactcgaaaatttgtcgagtttagcgaattgattcgaactactgcattgttatcattatacaagttatatattatttttacaagatgcatggggtctcccatgtccagtagaactttccacagatagtcccagttcacaaagtcaaaagcttttttatagtctataaaacaaagaacggctggagtttgaaactcccgacatttttcaatgagttgacgtatattcagtatttgttccctcgtccctttgccttttacaaaccctgcttgttcgttcggtatttgccatccaaggtaactgcttaaacgatctttaattatatacagcaatactttactagagtgcgatattaaggctaaggtcctgtaattctcgcatttttttgtagatcctttcttgtgtaagggaatgaatattgaattgacccaatctttcggccatactccgtttacccagatcttgttgcacatattacatagcgcctttatcgcagtttcaccaagctctttcagaagttcagcttgtataccatcgctgccaggagactttttacatttcagtttctttatggcatttacaacttcagatgtcaagatgtcaggctccctgacatcatcaattagggaaacaattgagctcgacgaactaccactgtacaattccgaacagtattctttccatcggttgagtatcacatcaatatctgtaagcgtgtttccaaattgatcatctattgtccaagttttgggtgaaaatttttgagtgacgatttttactttgtgaaaaatatcccttgcctgattctttaatgcgtgtttttctatctcctcacatatgacatttatatatttggctttatcccgcctacaactcctttgaatatctttatgtaatattgcatacctttcaagatattctgtcgatgttatgccagtttgtttaagtcttttacgttcttttatcttaacccaagttgaatcagagataaaagacttacgatgttcattttgcggtgtttgatgttttctggcataccgaattatgagatcgttaaaaattttccaagactcttctacatctacattaggatttatttggaattctgcatctttttctctgattacattgccaaaattaattacatcatcattggtgagtttaattgctttattttgatgtcttttaatcattttcaatttcagtcgaaatttagcaacaagtaagttatggtccgatccgcaatctgcacctggatatgttttgacgttatgtatcgatgatttccatctagaatttattaatacataatcgatttggttgcggtgacgatccccaggagatatccaagtgtataatcgcctaggatgatgttgaaaccaagtattcataatggacattttattttcaatgcagaaacttataagtttctctcctctctcattttgaatacccaattcatatttacctactatgttatcaatgttgctattattaccgactttggcattaaaatcaccaagaatgatggtcatttctttgtttgagatatttgacaatgtatcgagtagtgaagcatagaacgcatttattttaatatcttcggcatctgcagtaggagcatatatttgaaggatgttgagtttatacggatttgtgttgagttttaagtgtataagtctgtcgcTTATGaggttgtagccaattagtgcactggttaatttagatgctaagatcaccgcgacaccgctatgtgacgaatcttggttaccagaaaaatatatcgtatttccatttgaagttttataatggccgttgttcttccagtgcgtttccgagattccgagtatatctagcccatgactgtacatctctttctcaacaaccagtgttttcccaggattcaggagtcctctaacgttccaagtacctattttggatttgttccgtaaagtttctccagtcgcatattttccacatgatgcctggtgagtcacatgcatgtggccagtagccaatttcacaccgtgagacctggaacctcgaaggccccgggtgtcagccggagagtcagacttcttcacacttttatttttgtacatcatagttatcttgggagaatactgcagtggattcccacttccttctacagctcagtaaatgttttgacatcttatactggcagagctgctgcccactaccagggatttattatagagtttccttctctgtcaaagatgatacggtacctttgaaaaccgggttgtgcttttgttaagcggcggcacttactcgccgctgacctgagaccgtcatagtgttgtgtgacattttatagagtgaaacttaccacattaacttaaacatatgtatatacaagataAAAGTGGCCACAATGCATTTGAATTAGGAAAAGGCgaaattgttgtgttgtctttggAAAATCAGGTGTCATATAAATCAACAATAAAAAGTCATACTTCTGTATAATTCTCCGTGATATAAACTTTTGTTCGCTCAAGCAATTGCAAATACCCATATTGTTTGGCAAAATcttcaatgaaaatataatttttgttgtttCTTATTTTTTCGAGGTACACCAAACAGTATTCTTCGAGTTCACGCGCCTCAATCATTTTCGAGAATTTGATTATGTTCACAGCTAGATGTAGTTGCAAGtctgaaaatttgttcataagtTTTAATGTACaagatatttatataaatgtttttaaaccaCACGGTTTCTTTGTATTCACCTATATACTTACCAATTTTACCGAAGTAAAAAAACGTAATGGTCTTTTTGACAGACTCAGCGTATATCTCGTTACTGTCTTCTAAAATGATTTCACTGCTTGTATCATTTATTCTACTTAAGAAGAAATCGCTATTTGTAACAAGGATCAACTTGTGCACTGGAAATCTGGAAAAATTCAAGTCGCTTGATATAAATAAGTGCTACTTTATAGGCAAATGGTATTACCATTCACAAGAAATGCACCAACCTGTTATTGCCGACTACCAAATCGATATTACACAGCAAACTTTGTTCGTAAATGTCAAACATTCGGCCTAAAATTAGTTTAGCGCGTTGTTCGGGAACTTCTCCGTTGAATTTCGCCATTTTTGTTTAGAATGATGAATGATATATATTCTTAATCGAATTTGGGCACCGAATCGACAATAATAACGACAAGAGCACGTGGCAAGCCTAGAACTCGAAGTCAACTGTCAACAAGTATCAGCGATCGACAAACTTTGTTGACGAATCGATTTTCATAGTATTACATACTGAGCCGAAAGACTTGAAATCCTCTtccaaaatgaaatgaaaactatTAACGTATTTCGCAAATATGAAAAAGCGATAAATGTACGTATTTTGAAGTGATTTTTTTCTGCAAAATgtctaaataaagtaaaaatgttaaaatgcgCACCTCATCTTTCAACGTCTTACAGCCAAGTGAACTTTTCCCAACGACCGGTAGGTGCCGTCATATGAACACAATTTTTTTAGAGAAAAGAAAGGACATATAAATAATCCATTTGttacttatatgtataaaatttaaatgacattaatatacatatatttcacaagAATAAACTTCTTCAATAACGCGGGTTCGTGCCAGTGGCGTAACGAAAATTCCAGGCGCTCCCCCGCTAAATATTTTAAggagtaattggattattagtcacaaagaacatttttgccattaaaatcgcgaatacgcaatatttggcactcaagttctcgttagtatgatagttattgttCAAGAAAATGGTActaatttgttttattgttttaacgctagaaaagtatatatgtacaagagtAAGAGTGAATCCTcagctatttgtacatataataaaacaatatgcaAATAGGTAGAAAAATAAGAAAggtttacaaaaaaatttacaaaacaaGTTAGAAAATTTGTTAAAAGGTGCGCCGCTTTGCGGCACCCCCCACATTGCGGGGTCTGTGGtcgcggtagctacgccactgggtTTTGAAAttctttcacttttttttatcaaaacgtCACGTCAAAATGAAATGTTACAACAAGGTCATTTTGACCTCCTTTCATTCCataaaattcgtaatttttCGTGTTCAGGTTCAGACAAATAAACTCTCAACGATTTATATTTTCggtaacatgaaaaaaaatttggatgtgaccaacccgtgactatatctatgtatttgaggaatgtaAGAAGGTATTAAAACTAAATTcgatacttaaataaatatacacgtgCACACAtcccggttatgagagcattttttacaacttacaaaagacaaaagttatacttccggttgtcaaattttgttcaaatttttttaataattaatatcactataaatattatacacaataaatatcaaaaaaataaaaataatgcaaaagatccaaatgaaacattaaatagtttaaaaaaaaattactacttcaggcttacgaattcttaccaaaaccttatcaactcttaaGTAAGGacataaaaaatactaatataaaaattcagctTGATACGATCAGGGgagtaaacggactactagtcaaatgtgaaccggtcacaggacaaccagttgctctagatcggtcacaaatgatcacccgtcacactaaaactggtcaccccctaaaatcggtcacgagaaaactggccacaccctaaaatcggtcacgagaaagcTGGTCACACcccaagattttattttatttttagattttagggtgtgaccagttttctcgtgaccgattttagggtgtaaccagttttctcgtgaccggttttatggtgtgaccagtttcagcgtgtgacgcgtgatcacgtgtgaccgatctagagcgaccggttgtcctgtgaccggttcacatttgactagtaatcaccgaaccgcttGAAGCAGTGCAGTGCGGAAACTTTTCAACGGCCAACTACTTTTTGACAGTTGACTTCGTGAGTGAGTTCTCGACTTGTCAATTGCACGTGCtcttgttattatattattattgtcgaTTCGGTGCTCAAATTCaaataagaatatacatatatcatacatcAGTCTAAACAAAAATGTCGAAATTCAATGGAGAAGTTCCCGAACAACGTGCTAAATTAATTTTAGGCCGAATGTTTGACATTTACGAACAAAGTTTGCTGTGTAATATCGATTTGGTAGTCGGCAATAACAGGTTGGTGCATTTCTTGTGAATGGTAAAACCATTTGCCTATAAAGTTGCACTTATTTATATCAAACGACTTGCATTTTTCCAGATTTCCAGTACACAAGTTGATCCTTGTTACTAATAGCGATTTCTTCAAAAGTATAATAAGTGATACAACCCGTGAAATCATTTTTGAAGACAGTGACGAGATACTCGCCGAGTCTGTCCAAAAGACCATTAAGTTTTTTTACTTCGGGGAAATtggtaagtatatatgtaggtgaatAGAAACAAACCGTATGGTTTaataacatttatataaatatcttGTGCATTAAAacttatgaacaaattttcatttcagaCTTGCAAATATATATCGCTGTGAACATAATCAAATTCTCGAAAATGATTAATGCGCGTGAACTCGAAGAATACTGTTTGGTGTACCTCAAAAAAATAAGAGACAGCAAAAATTCCATTTTCATTGAAGATTTTGCCAAAAAATATGGATATTTGCAATTGCTTGAGCCAACAAATCTTAATATTGCAGAGAATTATACAGAGGTAtgactttttatttttgatttctaTGACATCATATTTTCCAAAGACTACACAAATCAATCTCAATTTTGAATATTCCTAATTCAAATGCATTGTGACCACTTTTATcctgtatataggtatatacaaatGCCTCAAGAAAATTTGCAAGCTCGACAATTCGACATAAAAACGATTGTTTCGTAAATAGTTTTCTAGTTCTCTTAGGTATTCTAGAATCCTTCAACCTCCTTTTATTCAATATGGTTTCCTTCATTTTCCTTCATCTTTTCATTCGAGGTAAATAAGAAAGGTGGAAAACTAAAAAACCGATTGATATTACAGATAATTCAAGAAGATGAATTCGTCAATATGAATTGTGAACGATTGGGTGTACTTTTGCAGTCGGACGATTTAAATGTAGCAAGAGAAGAGCAAGCTTTCCAAAAATTGAAGATTTGGGTGCAAAAGAACTACGAGACTCGGAAAAAGCATTTTGATACCCTGCTGAAATATATCAGATTACCATTGTTACCTGTCCAGGTATTTCCAGCTTCGTGAAAAATTTCGCAGATAATTAAAATTCgtctacatacttttatttatagTGTTCCAATGTGAATTTctaaattttcagtttatattaaatgaagtgaaaccactctgttacgATTCATTAAGTTGCTGTCAAATGCTGTTGGATACAATAGAATACCATCATAATCCTGAAAAAAGACCGGAATTTCCTTCGTTAAATTCGAAACCTCGAAAGTGGTGCAAACAAACTTTATTATTAGTAGGAGGAAAATTTAATACAGTATTTAtcatattaattttcatttcttaaaattaCTTGTTTAAGTTTCAATCATAACGTccgtttttaatttaagatttcaggtaaaattgaaatttacgatGCCAACAATGACAGATGGCATACATATCataatttgaacaataaaaCTACTTTTTTTGAGTCTACCGTGTTGAAAAACAAACTGATTACTATGGGTGGTGTTATTGGCGATAAAACCACGAACAAGGTACCATTGGTTCCATTAATAGTTTTTAGTTCTAATTTAAGATCTAAATCATATGATTGTACGTATTTAACGCGATCTATCATGAAGATTCTACAGATTtgtgtttgaattcaattatgttttgaacaaaTAAATAGAGATTTGTCTTTTCTGAAAAGTGTATGTGTTGTTAATGTATACATTGACTCGTTATTGTACATgatacagtcgaagtgtattttcagatgTAATATATTCCGACTGGAGTTGTAGATCTTTCATATTCCAATATAATTcagctagtaaattatatctctacaagcgcaaatacactttcaacaatgttcgCCAGTTGTAATACAACATactttacgaatgctttagaatacAATAATGccttaatatttgctagatatgaTGAATAAAGGATACGAGAACCGTATTGTGATAACACAAAATGTGACTTTTTACTAGTCGAGTCATGTTTTCATGGAAACCTAACCTGATAACAACTTCTAGTTGAACTgaatttttagttgtaatacattttgacCAGCTGGAATGTATTTCGCCACACGAATCAACCTGTGTGGTTTACAGGGAATATATTCTAACAAGTCAAAATATATGACAACTgtaagatacacttcaactgtaacatatgcattATCACAGTTAACGCTATCACTGCATTATATGCAATCtttcacttaatatatataaataatatgaacatGTATGTAAATCCAAAAGTGTAAAAGCATTAGAAAATATAACAATGTTAGAAAAAATGGAGGTTATCTTTATCAGAGAGAGGTTACTAGTTTTAATTGTACAATTGAGGATTCAAATGTCGATTGcccagataaaaaaaatatatatttttacgtttTGCTAATTTCATAGGTGTCTTGCTTTGATCTCGTCACAAAGGAAACAACAGAATTGCAAGCGATGCAACAAGAAAGGCGATATTTCGCAGCCACTGTCATCGATGACCAAGTTTTCGTCATTGGAGGACTGAATAATAAAAGCGGAATGATATATTCCGTGGAAAGGTTATTTTCTTGAGTCAAACTAAAATTTTTCTTTCCTTTAACGAGAAAATCTATtacttgtttaatttttttaacctgGTTACTTTTTTAAcagaaaattaatattaataattaaaattaactgTATAAgacgtatgtaaaaaaaagataattaaatttaactaaTATATTAATGCGATTTTCGTGTTCTGATTTTTCGAGACCTCACTTTATCTTACAACCTATTTCGATATCCTGCATTTTGGATACTCTCGCACCTTCACAAGTAAGATTTAAtcacgattttattttaaagttatcaatttattttaaattcaatacttCGTCTTTAAAAACACCGTAAAGATAAATGAAAAAACCACGtgaaaattctaattttatcattaactgataatatcatattacatttacaacaataaatgttttaaaacaatTCCAAAGAGAGCTTTTTcgtcaataaaattttgcacTCTGTGTTGGAACTATCCGGTTCATAGAATGCCAACTACAAaactcaaaatattaataagaaaataaattatttcatattctgatgcatgcatgcatacatatatagatattctATACATTtgcacaaatatatataaataataaaattaaaatgaatacttAATACTAGTTTACATAAAATGCAAATAATGATAATGTTGCAATGAAATTTTCCGGTTTTCATTTCAGGTATGATTTAGCTACGAATACGTGGACTAATGTGGCTCAATTGTTGACACGACGTAGTCATTACGCAATAGCCGTAGTAGGGAAAGAAATTTATGCCATCGGAGGTTCAAACGCTATTCGTAATACATTAAACATAATGGAAATCTATGATACACAACAAGATAAATGGACAGCAGCCCCACCAATGAAAGAAAAAAGACATAGTTTTGCAGTAATAATTCATTGTTATATTCACGAATCTTACAACTGATCGATTTGTATCAATCGGCTTTAAAGACAAACACATCACAGTAAAGTCGTGTACGCCGAATACCATTTGTTGCAACTTACAGGCTGTCGCAATGGGAGACCACATTTACGCTATTGGAGGTCATAATGGATCATCGTATCTTAAATCGGTGGAGCGATTTGACATCAAGTTTCAAACCTGGACATCGGTGGCCAGTCTTCCTGTACCAAACTGGGATCAAAAGGCGATTGTTTTCGACGAGAAAATCATTTGCGTCGGTGAGTATCACAGCCATTTAAATATAGTACAAATTTATCTCATTTACTGGGCGTTCTGTGATCGTTCTTAAGATTGGAACGTTTTATAAACACGAATTGTTTGCtactttaatgtaaatattaatcagTGTGTATCATAATTCTTTTAGGAGGTTCAAAAACTATGGTGGAGTACGATGCTGGCAAAGACAAATGGACAGATTGTGGATCAATTTCAGCAAATGGTtcctattttaatttatttgtagcACCTATGGTTATAAGAATGaataaattgtgaaataaatatttgaaaaatacgtattttatttcaattctaCACAATTACAGATGTCTATATGAGGACTTGACAATGTG
Encoded here:
- the LOC143917903 gene encoding kelch-like protein 5 — its product is MSKFNGEVPEQRAKLILGRMFDIYEQSLLCNIDLVVGNNRFPVHKLILVTNSDFFKSIISDTTREIIFEDSDEILAESVQKTIKFFYFGEIDLQIYIAVNIIKFSKMINARELEEYCLVYLKKIRDSKNSIFIEDFAKKYGYLQLLEPTNLNIAENYTEIIQEDEFVNMNCERLGVLLQSDDLNVAREEQAFQKLKIWVQKNYETRKKHFDTLLKYIRLPLLPVQFILNEVKPLCYDSLSCCQMLLDTIEYHHNPEKRPEFPSLNSKPRKWCKQTLLLVGGKFNTISGKIEIYDANNDRWHTYHNLNNKTTFFESTVLKNKLITMGGVIGDKTTNKVSCFDLVTKETTELQAMQQERRYFAATVIDDQVFVIGGLNNKSGMIYSVERYDLATNTWTNVAQLLTRRSHYAIAVVGKEIYAIGGSNAIRNTLNIMEIYDTQQDKWTAAPPMKEKRHSFAAVAMGDHIYAIGGHNGSSYLKSVERFDIKFQTWTSVASLPVPNWDQKAIVFDEKIICVGGSKTMVEYDAGKDKWTDCGSISANGSYFNLFVAPMVIRMNKL